From Deltaproteobacteria bacterium:
ACAACCAGAAGTTTCAGGTCGATTACAGCCGCCTGATCCGGGACTTCTACGGAGCCGGCGACCAGAACGACAACCGCTTCCGGGCCACCGCCTATTGGCTGTTCTGAGCGGCGGATTTAATTTTTTCCGATTCCTTTTTTAAATTGAGTTTCGAGGGTCTGGCCACTCTTAATCGGTGGCCAGGCAAGTCGTAAAGCCCTTAAAAGTCAAAAAGGGCCTGCGTTGACGTTTTTTTGAAAAACATTCATTAACGGGAAGTCCCGCAAATAGAGAGGATAAGCCGTGGCAACGATCTTAACCATCGATGCTGATCCAGATTATGGCACCCTGATCGGAAGCGTGCTGGGGAAAAAGGGTCATAAAATTATCAATTTTACCGAGGAGGAGGCGGCCTTGGCAGAGGCCTGGAGGCAAACGTTGGATCTGGCCATCTTAGAGACTCGATTCAAGAAGTCAAACTTGCCGGAGGTATTGGGACAGTTGCGCCAGCTCCATCCGGACCTCCGAGTGGTTATCCTGACTGACCAGCCGACAACGGCAACGGTCCGCCAAGCTATCCGGCAGGGGGTCCAGGAGTACCTGGTGAAGCCTGTGGATAGCGAAGAGCT
This genomic window contains:
- a CDS encoding response regulator is translated as MATILTIDADPDYGTLIGSVLGKKGHKIINFTEEEAALAEAWRQTLDLAILETRFKKSNLPEVLGQLRQLHPDLRVVILTDQPTTATVRQAIRQGVQEYLVKPVDSEELETRVTRVLKATKRTIKEALAL